In one Candidatus Nomurabacteria bacterium genomic region, the following are encoded:
- a CDS encoding sugar transferase, which produces MPSKNTKYYSLILVLVDMFTLLAAFTLAYVIRVHFDHRPLLNTVYAIDYLQASLVIVPIWIVLFAALGMYQPSTYTRRLVEWGRILLGAFIGILVVIGWEYVSEKHIFPARLVAVYALAGSFLLLLLEREILRLVRELMFRFGHGISRVLVIGSSDATRDIAKNLSNTAESGYKIVALAGPAKYIPRGLDVHHFSTVEEALKKVRDLRITTIIQTDLYDSAERNQQVLGAAQVNHISYNFIPGEPEFYSGKNTVDVFLGYPMIGVSQTPLIGWGAIMKSIFDRVIALIALIILSPVFVVLLVLQKIFNPGPIFYVSKRLSRFSQPVDLIKFRSMRPEYGKVDAAEEFRNMGREDLAREYEQVRKVNNDPRVTKFGLFLRETSLDELPQLINVIRGDLSLVGPRPILPQEANFSPAKTALLHSVKSGVTGLWQVSGRSSLSFEERIELEMFYAQNWSFWLDVKILFKTIAVVFRRTGAK; this is translated from the coding sequence ATGCCGTCGAAAAACACCAAGTACTACAGCCTGATCCTTGTCCTCGTCGACATGTTCACACTACTGGCTGCGTTCACGTTGGCCTACGTCATTCGCGTACATTTCGACCATCGACCATTGTTAAACACCGTCTATGCCATTGATTACTTGCAAGCATCGCTAGTCATCGTGCCTATATGGATCGTCCTTTTTGCGGCACTCGGCATGTACCAGCCCAGTACCTACACTCGTCGCCTGGTAGAATGGGGCCGTATTTTACTCGGTGCGTTCATTGGCATTCTTGTCGTCATCGGCTGGGAATATGTCAGCGAAAAGCACATCTTCCCCGCCCGACTCGTTGCCGTCTATGCACTAGCCGGATCATTTCTGTTACTCCTACTCGAGCGTGAAATCCTTCGCCTTGTCCGCGAACTTATGTTCCGCTTTGGCCACGGTATTAGTCGAGTTCTTGTCATCGGTAGCAGCGACGCCACTCGCGACATTGCCAAAAACTTGTCCAACACCGCCGAAAGCGGCTACAAAATCGTCGCCCTTGCAGGACCAGCCAAATACATCCCCCGCGGGTTAGATGTCCACCATTTTTCCACAGTCGAAGAAGCGCTCAAAAAGGTACGCGATCTCCGTATCACCACCATCATTCAAACTGATTTATACGACAGCGCAGAGCGCAACCAGCAAGTGCTCGGTGCCGCACAGGTAAACCACATCAGCTACAACTTCATACCGGGCGAGCCAGAATTTTATAGTGGCAAAAACACAGTCGACGTTTTCCTCGGCTACCCTATGATCGGTGTCAGCCAGACGCCGTTGATTGGCTGGGGCGCAATCATGAAGAGTATCTTTGACCGCGTCATCGCGCTTATTGCTCTTATCATCTTGTCACCGGTTTTTGTGGTGCTCCTTGTTTTGCAAAAAATCTTCAACCCTGGCCCAATCTTTTACGTCAGTAAACGCCTCAGTCGATTCAGCCAGCCCGTCGACCTGATCAAATTCCGCAGCATGCGACCAGAATACGGCAAAGTTGACGCCGCCGAAGAGTTTCGCAACATGGGTCGCGAAGACCTAGCTCGGGAATACGAGCAAGTCCGCAAGGTCAACAACGATCCGCGCGTCACCAAGTTCGGCCTCTTCCTACGCGAAACTTCCCTCGACGAACTACCTCAGCTTATTAACGTCATTCGTGGCGACCTTAGCCTCGTAGGACCACGCCCTATCTTGCCGCAAGAAGCCAACTTTTCTCCAGCCAAAACCGCACTACTACACAGCGTCAAGTCCGGCGTCACCGGCCTTTGGCAAGTATCTGGCCGTAGTAGCCTGTCATTCGAGGAGCGCATAGAACTCGAAATGTTTTACGCTCAAAACTGGTCATTCTGGCTCGACGTTAAAATACTTTTCAAAACCATCGCTGTCGTGTTCCGACGTACAGGAGCAAAATAA
- a CDS encoding O-antigen ligase family protein codes for MKHNLVERVLVGTLLVVAAGIVIHAPLTVWLGTVWPHQVQFIKAWKEVLMGVALVLLIVAATQRKQISTLLQDRLMQLALVYAGLHFVLVAVYQNGLTQAGAGLLIDLRFVLYFVLVYGALKLYPWYRELFVKVFAGGAVVVLLFSVLQQFVLPRDFLTHIGYSKDTISPYLLVDENPTFVRINSTLRGPNPLGAYAVIVLSFLAAIAIRGSLKRRDWGFLGMAALAAGLTLGASYSRSALIGAIVALLAVVAVSVSKRIRQKFGWSILAATLVVIGGLYALRGSEFVTNVILHDNPTTGASVDSNAGHLSSVVDGLKLVASEPFGNGVGSTGSASLGGSEPLIIENQYLFVAHEAGWIGLGLFAWLYVEIMKRLYQRRRSMLALGVFASGLGLAVVGLFLPVWVDDTVSIVWWGLAAIAVTGPIGGHRARKGN; via the coding sequence ATGAAGCATAATCTCGTTGAGCGAGTGCTTGTCGGAACACTTTTGGTGGTTGCCGCGGGTATTGTGATACATGCGCCATTAACCGTATGGCTGGGCACTGTATGGCCTCACCAAGTGCAATTTATAAAGGCCTGGAAAGAAGTGTTAATGGGCGTGGCGTTGGTGTTGTTGATTGTAGCGGCGACGCAACGTAAGCAAATTTCGACGCTTCTTCAGGATCGACTGATGCAACTGGCGCTCGTGTATGCCGGGCTGCACTTTGTACTCGTAGCTGTGTATCAGAACGGTTTGACACAAGCTGGCGCAGGGTTGTTGATTGACTTACGATTTGTACTGTATTTCGTGCTGGTGTATGGTGCTCTTAAACTTTACCCGTGGTATCGCGAGCTGTTTGTCAAAGTATTTGCCGGCGGGGCTGTTGTGGTGCTGTTGTTTTCGGTGTTGCAACAGTTTGTGTTGCCGCGTGACTTTTTGACGCATATTGGCTATAGCAAAGACACGATCTCACCCTACTTATTGGTAGACGAGAATCCAACGTTTGTACGAATTAATAGCACGCTTCGGGGGCCAAACCCACTCGGTGCATATGCGGTAATTGTATTAAGTTTCCTAGCGGCGATTGCCATACGTGGCAGTCTGAAACGGCGCGATTGGGGCTTTTTGGGCATGGCTGCGCTAGCGGCAGGACTGACGCTGGGAGCGAGTTATTCACGAAGTGCTTTGATAGGCGCCATTGTGGCGCTGTTAGCCGTCGTGGCTGTGTCTGTGAGCAAACGTATACGACAAAAATTTGGTTGGTCGATTTTGGCGGCAACGCTCGTTGTAATCGGCGGGCTTTACGCGCTACGTGGCAGTGAATTTGTGACGAATGTAATATTGCACGACAACCCTACCACTGGTGCGTCGGTTGACTCTAACGCGGGGCACCTTAGCTCGGTAGTCGATGGTCTGAAGCTAGTTGCAAGTGAACCGTTTGGCAACGGTGTAGGTAGTACTGGTTCGGCGTCGCTTGGCGGTAGCGAGCCACTTATCATTGAAAATCAGTATTTGTTTGTAGCACATGAAGCCGGCTGGATCGGACTTGGTTTGTTTGCGTGGCTATATGTAGAAATAATGAAGCGATTGTACCAACGACGACGATCCATGTTGGCCCTTGGTGTGTTTGCTAGCGGCTTGGGGCTTGCGGTAGTTGGTTTGTTTTTGCCGGTATGGGTCGACGATACGGTGAGTATAGTGTGGTGGGGTTTGGCGGCTATTGCAGTGACTGGTCCAATAGGGGGGCATCGTGCGCGAAAGGGCAACTAA
- a CDS encoding serine hydrolase: protein MRPLRLKRHGEYLRQHWRRLIVSGFSTITLLLIVAQMAYPEDNLSLYAMVDGVDVGGLSKSAASNLLDNKYKQLPINLYFGKNADAYRQPKPGDIGLTISSQPEVEAKMYPFWLRLVPTSLWWAHFVAQSAPPHYTRDNTKAESYVKKELGKFCNVTPQNASLTYKDDKLRIVPAVDGGTCKLTDVTKSLQSVKPLLKKSDVRFAMQQSPAKIHNDVASDFAKKLMDKTKSVSMQAAGTSVAIPQPTFLSWLDFKAPDSGIVATISAERASDYLAKNVAPKVTVAAGTTHVTTVDFTETGRSQGQSGQVFDSQATIDLLNQWLGGSSVELVAKVKVAAPVLSYSRSYTATDTGLSALITHFAESHSGVYGVSYAELSGQHRHAGYNDSRIFETASTYKLFVAYGTLKKIESGEWHWSDQIQGGRDLTKCFDDMIVLSDNDCAKTLLVKIGYAQLTHELQVIGLSHSSFLNSYIQTTPGDLVTYLGMLASGQLLNQSSTNTLISAMKRNVYRQGIPSGTSATVADKVGFLYALLHDAAIVYSPKGTYALVIMTDGSNWGTIADLTRQIEKWREDN, encoded by the coding sequence ATGAGGCCATTGCGCCTAAAACGGCACGGAGAGTATTTACGTCAACATTGGCGAAGGTTAATCGTATCTGGTTTTAGTACGATTACATTGCTATTAATTGTTGCGCAGATGGCGTACCCCGAGGACAATTTATCACTTTATGCGATGGTTGACGGGGTTGATGTGGGTGGATTGTCTAAGAGTGCAGCGAGTAATTTACTCGACAATAAATACAAGCAGCTGCCCATTAATTTATATTTCGGGAAAAATGCTGACGCTTATAGGCAGCCGAAGCCGGGTGATATAGGTCTAACAATTAGCAGTCAGCCAGAAGTCGAGGCTAAGATGTATCCGTTTTGGTTGCGGCTTGTTCCAACTTCGTTATGGTGGGCGCACTTTGTTGCGCAGTCTGCGCCACCACACTATACGCGCGACAACACCAAGGCTGAGTCGTATGTTAAAAAAGAGCTAGGAAAGTTTTGTAACGTTACGCCACAGAACGCGTCGCTGACGTACAAGGACGATAAATTACGAATAGTACCGGCAGTAGATGGCGGCACATGTAAACTTACGGACGTCACGAAGTCGCTTCAGAGTGTAAAACCGCTACTTAAAAAATCAGATGTACGATTTGCTATGCAGCAGAGTCCAGCCAAGATCCATAATGACGTGGCGAGTGACTTTGCTAAGAAGCTGATGGACAAAACGAAGAGTGTTTCTATGCAAGCTGCAGGTACATCGGTAGCGATTCCGCAGCCGACTTTTTTGTCGTGGCTTGATTTCAAGGCGCCGGACAGCGGTATAGTAGCGACGATTAGTGCTGAACGAGCAAGTGATTACTTGGCGAAAAACGTGGCGCCAAAAGTGACAGTCGCGGCCGGTACGACCCATGTGACGACGGTGGACTTTACGGAAACGGGTCGCTCACAAGGCCAGTCGGGCCAGGTGTTTGATAGCCAGGCGACGATTGATTTGTTAAATCAATGGCTAGGAGGATCGAGCGTTGAGCTCGTGGCAAAGGTTAAAGTAGCGGCACCTGTTTTGTCGTATTCACGTAGCTATACAGCTACAGATACCGGTCTTTCGGCACTGATAACTCATTTTGCTGAGTCGCATAGTGGCGTATACGGTGTGAGCTATGCAGAGCTGAGCGGTCAGCACCGTCATGCGGGCTACAACGACAGTAGGATATTTGAAACAGCCAGCACGTATAAGCTATTTGTGGCGTACGGTACGCTTAAAAAAATTGAATCTGGCGAGTGGCATTGGTCTGATCAGATACAGGGCGGGCGCGATCTGACGAAATGCTTTGACGACATGATTGTATTGTCAGACAACGACTGCGCCAAGACGTTGCTCGTTAAAATAGGCTACGCTCAGCTGACGCATGAACTCCAGGTGATTGGTTTGTCGCATAGCTCATTTTTGAACAGCTACATTCAAACGACACCGGGCGATTTGGTAACGTATCTTGGTATGCTTGCGTCGGGCCAGCTATTGAACCAGTCGAGTACTAATACACTTATTTCGGCAATGAAGCGCAATGTTTATCGCCAAGGAATACCGTCTGGCACTAGCGCTACCGTGGCAGACAAGGTTGGGTTTTTGTACGCGCTTTTGCATGATGCGGCCATTGTATACAGCCCCAAGGGAACATATGCGCTTGTTATCATGACCGACGGCAGTAATTGGGGTACGATTGCCGACTTGACTCGTCAAATTGAAAAGTGGCGAGAAGACAACTAG
- a CDS encoding serine hydrolase: MNSLELNYWFKQHWKLVLVIIFSVLLLGETIFQIVYPGSRLIPGTRLDGVDIGGLRKTDAASKLDADYADLKLDIYFGKNQAAFQSPKMKDVGIGVDNGARVDAMDYPFYLRFIPGSIFWAPGLEKPGDIAYTYDKNKIADYTTSKVGSDCSIPPQNATLKLIDSQLQVVASITGGNCDITLFQQALAKIQPSSNEVNSVRISINETPAPVTDDMARNLAATLNARLANPMPIQVDTSTDTIPGRVVMSWLDFTANVPKQSIDNSANQQASLDFSVNQQRMEDYLKQGIASKLVVQPGVSKVSTSDFKETSRVNGANGRELDMPKAVQSVMDYINGKNQKAIGATSVVGPTTVYKRSYSPTNEGFSALLAQYAQDNPGTWGLAFTELSGVRHPRSASFNGDVKMKSAGVHALYLAYTYLMQKAAGIARPVDVISGDTSAQECFKLMLQQFDVACTRGFYNKFGYATINSRAKEIPLTNTVFAGDDTMTSANDLQKLMVGLFKNTIARTQDGQSILSTSGINRKSDGIPAGSGGISVAHVVGESDTVHNDTAVVYDSNYGSYALTVLSDGSSWDKVAELAQKIHDLKMVKIPLQN, from the coding sequence ATGAACTCACTTGAATTGAACTATTGGTTTAAGCAGCACTGGAAGCTGGTGTTAGTAATTATTTTTTCAGTTTTATTACTGGGAGAGACGATATTTCAGATTGTTTATCCGGGGAGCCGATTAATCCCGGGGACGCGTTTGGATGGAGTTGACATAGGTGGTCTACGAAAAACAGACGCTGCCAGTAAACTCGACGCTGATTATGCTGATTTGAAACTTGATATTTATTTTGGCAAGAACCAGGCGGCATTCCAGTCGCCAAAAATGAAGGACGTTGGCATAGGTGTGGACAACGGCGCGCGTGTTGACGCCATGGACTATCCGTTTTACTTACGATTTATACCGGGATCGATATTTTGGGCTCCTGGGCTAGAGAAGCCGGGCGACATTGCATATACCTATGACAAGAACAAAATAGCCGACTATACGACCAGTAAGGTTGGTTCCGACTGTAGTATTCCACCTCAAAACGCAACTTTGAAGCTGATAGATAGCCAGTTGCAAGTCGTCGCCTCGATTACCGGAGGTAACTGTGACATCACGTTGTTTCAGCAGGCTTTAGCAAAGATTCAACCGAGTTCGAATGAGGTAAATAGCGTACGAATTTCTATAAACGAGACACCAGCACCTGTCACGGACGACATGGCGCGCAACCTTGCTGCTACGCTCAATGCGCGGCTAGCAAACCCTATGCCGATTCAGGTTGATACGTCGACTGACACGATTCCGGGCCGTGTAGTAATGAGTTGGCTCGACTTTACGGCGAACGTGCCAAAACAATCAATCGATAATAGCGCAAATCAACAGGCAAGTCTGGATTTCAGTGTTAATCAGCAACGCATGGAAGATTACTTAAAGCAGGGAATTGCTTCAAAGTTGGTAGTTCAGCCTGGGGTCAGTAAAGTTAGTACAAGTGACTTTAAAGAAACTTCCCGAGTAAACGGCGCTAATGGGCGAGAGCTCGATATGCCAAAGGCTGTGCAGTCGGTCATGGATTATATAAATGGCAAGAATCAAAAAGCGATTGGTGCAACCAGCGTCGTGGGACCAACTACCGTCTACAAACGCAGCTATTCGCCGACAAATGAAGGCTTCTCGGCACTGTTGGCACAATATGCACAGGACAATCCTGGAACTTGGGGATTGGCTTTTACGGAATTGAGTGGCGTGCGTCATCCGCGAAGTGCTTCATTTAACGGCGATGTAAAGATGAAATCTGCAGGTGTCCATGCGCTTTACTTGGCGTATACATACCTTATGCAGAAAGCAGCCGGCATAGCGCGGCCGGTTGATGTCATAAGTGGTGATACGAGTGCTCAGGAATGTTTCAAACTGATGTTGCAGCAGTTCGACGTGGCTTGTACGCGAGGTTTTTACAATAAGTTTGGCTATGCCACAATCAACTCACGAGCAAAAGAAATCCCACTGACAAATACTGTTTTTGCTGGTGACGATACGATGACATCTGCTAATGATTTGCAGAAACTTATGGTTGGTCTCTTTAAGAACACGATTGCTCGTACGCAGGACGGTCAGAGCATACTAAGTACATCGGGCATCAACCGCAAGAGCGATGGTATACCTGCCGGCTCGGGCGGTATCAGCGTTGCTCATGTCGTAGGTGAGTCTGACACTGTACACAACGACACGGCAGTTGTGTATGACAGCAACTACGGTAGTTATGCACTTACGGTGCTTTCGGATGGATCGTCATGGGACAAGGTTGCTGAACTGGCGCAAAAAATCCACGACCTCAAGATGGTGAAGATTCCACTGCAGAACTAA
- a CDS encoding ATP-dependent Clp protease ATP-binding subunit, with translation MEKANRHEKRKEVEGVDVESEMATKALSLMNFDVVSRGDLRPHKHIEEGMNHAIIGQEDAVNEIIRAINREKLRDPTLPVTTVALLGPTGTGKTEFAKELARQLHPQGGGYLEINSESYKYGHNISSLIGSPPGYVGSEIVPALSTKELKKPLNVVLFDEIEKGSLEYWDIVMQAIGSGKVPLARGGHADFTNSIIILTSNLGASEMAKKLRVQKFGLQSGDSAEPNKKEIENEAIKELKKYFRPEFINRIDRSIVFNFHSDENLARILERHIEKKNKTYMEQAGVSLVLTPEVLDALVASAEDRRENNARAVIRKYKEVIESELAEFVNTGGVNSGECVYATLSPDTPETASLAERVDWRKNEMPHVTKHIKKLQAKAEKAKETANLPAVINSNRAISLAAAAGIAALFVGDYLSSRRTRRA, from the coding sequence ATGGAAAAAGCGAATAGGCACGAGAAGCGCAAGGAAGTTGAAGGCGTAGATGTTGAAAGCGAGATGGCTACGAAGGCCCTTTCGTTAATGAATTTTGATGTAGTTTCACGCGGTGATTTAAGGCCGCACAAACACATCGAAGAGGGTATGAATCATGCAATCATTGGTCAGGAAGATGCAGTCAACGAAATAATTCGGGCAATAAATCGCGAAAAACTTCGTGACCCAACCCTACCGGTAACGACCGTTGCATTGCTTGGTCCAACGGGCACAGGCAAGACGGAGTTCGCCAAGGAGTTGGCTCGTCAGCTTCATCCTCAAGGTGGCGGCTATCTAGAGATCAATAGTGAGTCGTATAAGTACGGGCATAATATTTCTAGCTTGATTGGTTCGCCTCCAGGCTATGTGGGTTCTGAAATAGTACCTGCGTTATCAACCAAGGAATTAAAGAAACCGTTGAATGTTGTGTTGTTTGACGAAATTGAAAAAGGGTCCTTGGAATATTGGGACATTGTAATGCAGGCGATAGGTTCGGGCAAAGTGCCGCTAGCGAGGGGCGGGCATGCTGATTTTACGAACTCCATCATCATTCTCACCAGTAATCTTGGTGCTTCCGAAATGGCAAAGAAATTACGAGTGCAAAAGTTTGGGCTCCAGTCTGGTGACTCGGCAGAGCCAAACAAAAAAGAAATTGAAAACGAGGCTATTAAGGAATTGAAAAAATATTTTCGGCCTGAGTTTATCAACCGCATAGACCGTAGTATTGTGTTTAATTTTCATTCTGATGAAAACCTGGCTCGTATACTTGAACGCCATATCGAAAAGAAGAACAAGACATACATGGAGCAGGCGGGTGTATCGCTCGTGTTAACACCGGAAGTGCTCGATGCGCTGGTTGCAAGCGCCGAAGATCGTCGAGAAAACAATGCTCGCGCGGTAATACGTAAGTATAAAGAAGTGATTGAGAGTGAGTTGGCGGAGTTCGTTAACACGGGTGGTGTAAATAGCGGAGAGTGTGTTTATGCTACGCTTTCGCCCGACACGCCTGAGACTGCTTCGCTTGCGGAACGAGTAGACTGGAGAAAGAACGAGATGCCACATGTCACAAAGCATATAAAAAAATTGCAGGCAAAGGCTGAAAAGGCGAAGGAAACTGCCAACCTCCCGGCAGTGATAAATAGTAATCGTGCTATTAGTTTGGCGGCAGCGGCTGGTATTGCGGCGTTGTTTGTTGGTGACTATCTAAGTTCTCGACGTACCAGGCGCGCATAG
- a CDS encoding DNA methylase, with translation MKRIVTAKDLGLTIERKEHTLFKWFLASYLFGKRIQQGVAWKTWQVFMEKGIDTPQKIAAQSWQQLVGLLGEGHYRRYDESTAHNLLDMSRALLRDYHGNLLNMYDGCSDEKEFVKRLQKFKGVGPKTAEIFMREARPVLLRTV, from the coding sequence GTGAAACGTATTGTTACCGCCAAAGATCTTGGACTTACGATAGAACGCAAAGAACACACACTTTTTAAATGGTTTTTAGCTTCGTATTTGTTCGGAAAACGCATACAACAAGGTGTAGCTTGGAAAACCTGGCAAGTGTTTATGGAAAAGGGCATTGATACGCCGCAGAAAATCGCTGCTCAGTCATGGCAGCAACTGGTAGGGTTGCTCGGTGAAGGCCACTATCGACGCTATGACGAGTCGACAGCGCATAACTTGCTAGACATGTCGCGTGCGCTTTTGCGTGATTATCATGGCAACTTGCTGAATATGTACGATGGGTGTTCGGATGAAAAGGAATTTGTGAAACGTTTACAAAAATTCAAAGGCGTCGGACCCAAGACGGCAGAGATATTTATGCGTGAGGCCAGACCGGTGTTGTTGCGAACAGTGTAG
- a CDS encoding ABC transporter permease, giving the protein MVNKSRKTPSNSHDIKGRSGIRWSILFHMAWSNIINKKLRSALTVTGVIIGIGSIFFLLSFGLGIQDLVTKQIIGNQTIKTVVVSTTNSRIVKLDKDIVKKMTSLPHVQESGLVYSFPGSLSQKGSAVDTVAYGVDMHYQDMVALKIIDGRLLTQQDNKSVLINDSAAKAIGFKNPKDAVGKKINLTVPLQDAGAKKDSFENNYTVVGLVSTGAGSEVYIPSFHFDLAGVPAYSEVQLLVDNTNNIPNLRKQVESMGFQTTSPSDTIDQVNQIFSLFNLVLVGFGSVSMVVAVLGMFNTLTISLLERTKEIGLMMAMGGRNRDMSRLFIIEALLLSVMGAATGIGLAVIIGQIVNTVLVTFARQRGVETAFQLFATPPWLILSLIGFMGLVGLVVAILPARRAHRINPIDALRRE; this is encoded by the coding sequence ATGGTAAATAAAAGTCGCAAAACACCATCAAACTCCCACGACATCAAAGGCCGTTCCGGTATCCGTTGGAGCATCTTGTTTCACATGGCATGGAGCAACATCATCAACAAAAAGTTACGCTCCGCACTCACCGTCACCGGTGTTATCATCGGTATTGGTTCAATATTCTTCCTGCTTTCATTTGGCCTAGGTATCCAAGACCTCGTGACAAAACAAATCATCGGCAACCAAACCATCAAGACTGTCGTCGTGTCTACTACAAACTCCCGCATCGTCAAGCTAGACAAAGACATTGTCAAAAAAATGACATCACTCCCCCATGTCCAGGAATCAGGGCTAGTGTACTCCTTCCCAGGAAGCCTTAGCCAAAAAGGAAGCGCCGTCGATACCGTCGCCTATGGTGTCGATATGCATTACCAAGACATGGTCGCGCTAAAAATTATTGATGGTAGATTACTGACTCAGCAAGACAACAAATCGGTCCTCATAAACGATTCAGCGGCAAAAGCCATCGGCTTCAAAAATCCCAAAGACGCCGTTGGCAAGAAAATTAATCTCACCGTACCGCTCCAAGATGCAGGTGCTAAAAAAGATAGTTTCGAAAATAATTACACGGTTGTAGGACTCGTGTCTACCGGAGCAGGAAGCGAGGTGTACATACCAAGTTTCCACTTTGATCTTGCCGGTGTACCAGCCTATTCAGAAGTACAACTACTTGTCGACAACACAAACAATATACCCAATTTACGAAAACAAGTCGAAAGTATGGGCTTTCAAACCACATCACCCAGCGATACAATCGACCAAGTCAATCAAATCTTCTCGCTCTTTAACCTCGTGCTCGTCGGATTCGGCTCGGTCAGTATGGTCGTCGCCGTACTCGGTATGTTTAACACCCTCACCATATCCCTACTCGAACGAACCAAGGAAATCGGTCTTATGATGGCCATGGGTGGGCGAAACCGCGATATGAGTAGGCTGTTTATCATCGAGGCGTTGCTACTATCCGTCATGGGAGCCGCAACGGGCATCGGCTTGGCCGTAATCATTGGTCAGATTGTAAATACTGTTTTAGTGACTTTCGCTCGCCAACGTGGCGTCGAGACAGCCTTCCAGCTGTTCGCAACACCTCCGTGGCTTATCTTGTCGCTCATAGGTTTCATGGGGCTCGTTGGACTAGTCGTCGCCATACTACCGGCACGTCGTGCTCACAGAATCAACCCCATCGACGCTCTACGCCGAGAATAA
- a CDS encoding ABC transporter ATP-binding protein, protein MPANKDLIIAKNISVEFKIGEDIISPLKDVSFTLSEKSFNIIYGPSGSGKSTLLNVLTGLQHPSKGSVMFAGNNMYELKPDDLAKFRANDIGFVYQSNYWIKSLTALENVAVPLYFLGFTRAEAFKRAHEALKRVNMDDYAKKNPQLMSGGEQQRIAIARALSSNPSFIIADEPTGALDSKTGDFIMSLLEQCETDFGQTVVLVTHNMEYLPLADSLLHIEDGHVVEMPSSSIQATADKLLREMRDRIHRLSEAKHGK, encoded by the coding sequence ATGCCAGCCAACAAAGACCTCATCATTGCCAAAAACATCTCTGTCGAATTCAAAATCGGCGAAGATATAATATCACCGTTAAAAGACGTCAGCTTTACGCTCAGCGAAAAAAGCTTCAACATCATCTACGGACCCTCTGGTAGTGGTAAATCAACTCTGCTAAACGTCCTGACCGGCCTACAGCACCCGTCAAAGGGAAGTGTCATGTTTGCCGGCAACAACATGTACGAACTAAAGCCGGACGATTTAGCAAAGTTTCGCGCCAACGATATCGGCTTCGTCTACCAGTCGAACTACTGGATAAAAAGTCTCACCGCCCTCGAAAACGTCGCAGTGCCCCTATACTTCCTTGGCTTTACCAGAGCCGAAGCGTTTAAAAGAGCCCACGAGGCACTCAAACGCGTCAATATGGACGATTACGCCAAAAAGAACCCGCAGCTGATGTCCGGTGGTGAGCAACAGCGCATCGCCATTGCTCGCGCCCTTTCTAGCAATCCTTCCTTTATCATTGCCGACGAACCGACGGGCGCGCTCGACAGCAAAACAGGCGACTTTATCATGAGCTTGCTCGAGCAATGCGAGACTGATTTCGGCCAGACTGTTGTCTTGGTCACGCACAATATGGAATATTTACCATTAGCCGACAGCCTGCTTCACATCGAAGACGGTCATGTCGTTGAAATGCCTTCGAGCAGCATCCAGGCAACCGCCGACAAATTACTACGAGAAATGCGCGACCGTATTCATCGTCTTTCGGAGGCAAAACATGGTAAATAA